One window of the Esox lucius isolate fEsoLuc1 chromosome 8, fEsoLuc1.pri, whole genome shotgun sequence genome contains the following:
- the LOC109616016 gene encoding carboxypeptidase N subunit 2 produces MAGEYIIVCLLLIGFSSQTCDETPCPKENQEVFNRNQKTIPVTLKPGATEVFFLESDIRVIPKGAFVTNPQLDKVEFLNTPTESIEVGAFEGLVNLKDLEISNTPLTALSVGTFKDVNNLEKLLLKLNKIRILEKGLFEGLTKLRELQLHYNDITTIEDGAFDDLENLQVLHLAKNNLISVSSTWFSKLHKLQILRLYENQLTTIPNDLLNNLSNLKEFAAHGNNITAIPSNLFAHKEKITKISLDHNLLTELPPEFFVGFPLLRTLTLNKNLLASLPPVLFGEMTKLTELSLSDNNLTSLPQGVFSPLIKLTKLDLSKNRFATLSEKPFEGLGELKELNLQYNQIESLKAGIFQNLKSLTTLKLAHNNLVTLPEGIFEPLPKLSKVYLNNNSWHCDCRMVPLFNWMKSNHMKIKSPTPDICDQPENLKGKEIQSLAEGQLICPPPLCCPCPWPSGHASDLD; encoded by the coding sequence ATGGCTGGAGAATACATTATTGTCTGTCTTCTGCTGATTGGGTTTTCATCTCAGACCTGTGACGAGACCCCCTGCCCTAAAGAAAACCAGGAGGTTTTTAACAGGAATCAGAAAACAATCCCAGTGACTCTGAAACCAGGTGCCACAGAGGTCTTCTTTCTTGAAAGCGATATCCGTGTCATCCCAAAGGGGGCCTTTGTTACCAACCCCCAGTTAGATAAAGTGGAGTTCCTCAACACCCCCACTGAGTCCATAGAAGTGGGTGCCTTCGAGGGACTGGTCAACCTCAAGGATTTAGAGATCTCCAATACCCCACTTACAGCCCTGTCAGTAGGTACTTTCAAAGACGTGAACAACCTGGAAAAACTACTGCTGAAGCTCAACAAGATCCGTATTCTAGAGAAAGGACTGTTTGAGGGTCTGACAAAACTGAGAGAACTCCAGTTACACTATAATGACATCACCACAATCGAAGACGGGGCGTTTGATGACCTGGAAAACCTTCAGGTCCTCCATCTTGCCAAGAACAACCTGATATCTGTGTCCTCTACCTGGTTCTCAAAGCTTCACAAACTGCAGATACTCAGGCTTTATGAGAACCAGCTGACCACCATTCCTAACGATCTATTAAACAATCTATCCAATTTAAAGGAATTTGCTGCACACGGTAATAATATCACTGCAATACCTTCCAATTTGTTCGCACATAAAGAAAAAATTACAAAGATATCTTTGGATCATAATCTTCTGACTGAATTGCCTCCAGAATTTTTTGTCGGGTTCCCTCTTCTCAGAACACTGACATTGAATAAAAATCTACTTGCAAGTCTGCCTCCCGTCCTCTTTGGAGAGATGACTAAACTGACCGAGTTAAGCCTAAGTGACAACAACCTCACAAGTCTTCCTCAGGGAGTGTTCAGTCCTCTTATTAAACTCACAAAGTTGGATCTGTCTAAAAACCGATTTGCCACCCTATCTGAAAAGCCTTTTGAGGGACTTGGGGAGCTAAAAGAATTAAATCTCCAATACAACCAGATTGAATCATTGAAAGCAGGCATCTTTCAAAACCTAAAATCACTAACCACTCTTAAACTGGCCCATAACAACCTGGTGACACTTCCAGAGGGTATATTTGAGCCTTTACCAAAACTCAGCAAAGTCTATTTAAACAACAACTCTTGGCATTGTGACTGCAGAATGGTCCCACTCTTCAACTGGATGAAGTCAAACCACATGAAGATCAAGTCCCCAACTCCTGACATTTGTGACCAACCAGAGAATTTAAAAGGAAAGGAAATACAATCTCTTGCAGAGGGACAGCTTATTTGTCCCCCTCcactgtgttgtccctgtccttggccatctggtcatgcttctgacctggactaa